The following coding sequences are from one Neovison vison isolate M4711 chromosome X, ASM_NN_V1, whole genome shotgun sequence window:
- the PLAC1 gene encoding placenta-specific protein 1, with protein sequence MKALQLIGGMVLLTCVFLACAAQSPMTVLCSIDWFMVTVHPFMLNNDVYVHFHELHLGLGCPANHVQPHAYQFTYRVTECGIRAKAVSLDMVIYSSELHYASKGTSSKYMIPVSCTAPRQSPWLPPPCPVRVAQHGGASYDVFTLSQSSQRPDCDCPPCVFGEEERVQAPQGQAEAQEGRHPSAFVDLSEDWSLHSDDLTGSM encoded by the coding sequence ATGAAGGCTCTCCAGTTGATAGGAGGGATGGTCCTCCTTACCTGTGTGTTTCTGGCCTGTGCTGCACAAAGTCCAATGACCGTGCTGTGCTCCATAGACTGGTTCATGGTCACTGTGCACCCGTTCATGCTGAATAACGACGTCTACGTGCACTTCCATGAGTTACACCTGGGTCTGGGCTGCCCCGCCAACCACGTTCAGCCACACGCCTACCAGTTCACCTACCGTGTCACCGAGTGCGGCATCCGGGCCAAGGCTGTCTCCCTGGACATGGTTATTTACAGCTCGGAGCTGCACTACGCTTCGAAGGGGACTTCTTCTAAGTACATGATCCCTGTGTCCTGCACTGCTCCCCGGCAGTCCCCGTggctccctccaccctgcccGGTGAGAGTAGCCCAACACGGCGGGGCGAGCTATGACGTGTTCACCTTGTCTCAGTCCAGCCAAAGGCCCGACTGTGACTGTCCACCCTGCGTCTTCGGCGAAGAAGAGCGTGTCCAGGCCCCGCAGGGCCAAGCGGAGGCTCAGGAGGGCCGGCACCCGTCTGCTTTCGTGGATCTTTCTGAGGACTGGTCCCTTCACTCGGATGATCTCACTGGGTCCATGTGA